The DNA region AACGACATGTCCACGGCGACGCGGACGAACCTTGCGGACCTCATCAACACCATCATCATCGGCTTCCTGCTGGTGACGATCGTGCTCATGTTCTTCATGGGCGTGCAGAATGCCCTCTTCATCGGTCTGGCGACGCCGCTGTCGTCCTTCCTTGCCTTCCTCGTCATGCCGGGTCTGGACTTCACGTTCAACATCGTCGTGACCTTCGCCTTCCTTCTCGCACTCGGCATCATCGTGGACGATGCCATCGTGGTGATCGAGAACACGCACCGTCTGCACACGAAGGAGGGGATCGACATCAAGACGGCAACGAAGTATGCTGCCGCCGAGGTGTTCGCACCGGTCGTGGCCGGTACGCTCACGACGCTCGCACCGTTCTTCCCGCTGCTCTTCTGGCCGGGTATCGTGGGCGAGTTCATGAAGTACCTGCCGGCGGTCCTCATCATCACGTTGACGGCGTCGCTCATCGTGGCCTACATCATGAATCCGGTGTTCGCCGTCGACTTCATGGACAAGCCCACGCCCCGATTGACGAGCCGCAAGGTGATCATCCGTCTGCTCATCACGTTGCTCATCGCCGGGCTGGCCGCAACGTCGGGTGCCCTGGCAGTGGCTACGATCGCAATCCTCACGTTCGGCTTCTGGCTGCTCAACTACTACGTCCTCACGCCCAAGCTCATCACGCCGTTCCAGCAGAAGCTGCTTCCGATGATCATGGACAGATATCGCGACGTCCTGCGCTGGGCGCTCAAGGGACGCCGTCCCTATGCCATCATCTCCGGCATGATGGGACTGCTCGTGCTGACGATCATGGCCGCTGGCGTGGTCGGTATGGAAGTCGTCTTCTTCCCCGATGGCGATCCCAACAATGCCTATGTCTACGTCAAGATGCCCATCGGTACGGATGCGGCGCAGACGGACTCCGTCGTCAAGATCGTCGAGAAACGCGTCGCCAAGGTGATCGAGAACGACATGGACCTCGTCAAGTCGATGATCTCCAACGTCGGTATCGGTGCCGGCGATCCGCAGAATCCCGACCGTACGGTGGCTCCTCACAAGGGCAAGGTCACGGTGGCCTTCGTGGAATTCCAGGACCGTCATGGCAAGTCCACGGCGCAGTACCTGACGAAGTTTCGTGACGCGCTGAAGGACCTGGCAGGCGTGGAAATCGCCGTTGAGAAGGATGCCAACGGTCCTCCGACGGGTAAGGCCATCAACATCGAGATCAGCGGCGACGACTTCGCGGAACTCGTCGCTCTCACGGGCAAGGTGAAGACGCTGCTCGTGGACTCCCTGCACGTCGGTGGCATCGAGAAGCTCAAGAGCGATCTCGAGCGGAGCAAGCCGGAGATCAGCGTCATCATCGATCGCGAGAAGGCGAATCACGAAGGGATTTCCACGGCCCAGATCGGTATGGCCCTGCGTTCGGCACTCTATGGTGCCGAAGCAACCAAATTCCGAGAAGGGGAGGATGAATATCCCGTCCAGATCCGCGTGGCGGAAAGCATGCGCCACGACGTGGAAGCCATGATGAACCTGCCTCTTACGTTCCGTGAGATGAGCTCGGGACTGTTGCGTCAGATTCCGATCTCGAGCGTCGCTACGGTCAAGTACTCGTCGACGTTCGCCGGTATCAACCGGAAGAACCAGAAGCGTGTGGTGACGCTCAGCTCGAACGTCCTCCAGGGCTTCAACGCCAACGAGGTCAACCAGCACATCACCGAAGCCATCAAGGGAATGGACATTCCCGAAGGCTATGACATCAAGCAGACGGGCGAGCAGGAAGACCAGGCCGAATCGGCCCAGTTCCTTTCGATCGCCTTCCTCGTGGCCGTGATGCTCATCTTCCTCGTCATGGTCATGCAGTTCAACTCCGTCGCGAAGCCGCTGCTGATTCTCTCCACGGTATCGATGAGCTTGATCGGTGTTCTCATCGGCTTCATGCTCTTCGATATCACGTTCTCCATCGTGATCACCGGCGTGGGGATCATCGCCCTCGGTGGTATCGTAGTGCGGAACGGTATCGTGCTCGTGGACTTCACGGACCTGCTGAAGAGCCAGGGATGGAGAACACGCCGCGCCATCATCGAAGGTGGGGCCATCCGTTTCAATCCCGTCATCCTGACGGCATCGGCGACGATCTTCGGTCTGATTCCGCTGGCCATCGGCTTCAACATCGACTTCTGGGCGTTGTTGAGCTTCCAGGATCCGCACTTCCACATCGGTAGCGACAGCGCCGCGATGTGGGGACCCCTGGCATGGGCCGTCGTCTTCGGTCTCAGCTTCGCCACGTTCCTCACGCTCGTCGTGGTACCGTGCCTGTACTTCGCACTCTATACCTTCAACTTGCGTTCGGCTCGCCGACGTCTGCGCCGCCGGATCAGGGAAGGACTCCACAATCCGGCCGGCCACTGAGCCGACTGCGATCGGTCGAAATGAAGAAGCCCGTCCGGATCGTCGATCCGGACGGGCTTTTCGTATCGGGCATTTCGTATTCGGAGGGAAGACCCGAAATCGTGAGGATACCAAGCCCCGGCGTCCTCATTCCTTCCTGAAGTCGAGCGACGCCGAGTTCAGACAGTAGCGCAGACCCGTCGGTTTCGGGCCGTCATCGAAGACATGGCCGAGATGGGCTTCGCATCGTGCGCAGAGAACTTCGGTGCGTTCGGGAATCAGCGAGTTGTCGGGTCGAAGGATGACGTTCTCCTTCGCGATGGGATCGAAGAAGCTCGGCCAGCCCGTACCGGATTCGAATTTCGTCGTCGACCTGAACAGTTCGGTGCCGCAGCAGCGGCAGGTGTAGATGCCTTTCTCGTGGTTGTCCCAGTACTTTCCCGTGAAGGCGCGCTCCGTACCTTTCTTGCGTGCGATACGGAACTCTTCGGGGGAAAGCTCCTTCATCCATTCCTCGTCGGTCTTGACGATCTTGTTCATGACGGTCACCGTATTGGTTTTGGTAGAATAGATCCTGACGGAGGAACCGTGGCTCCGAGCGGTACCGGATTCCCCTCCAGTGCATGCCGTCGTCACGAGAAAGAGTGCCATGATACCGGCATTCATTCGTATCATCATCGGTGCACCTGTGGAATTGTGATCAAAGCGTGATGAGTGGCCGCACGGGTGGGGGTGGTCCTTCCTCGTAGAGGACATGGTCGAGGAAGAGTCCCGACGGTGGTGCCGTCGACGTGGCCGGCAACGTGGAATGACTGCGCAGAAGGCCTGCGATGGTGTCCGGTGTCGTGGTTCCGCGTCCTGCTTCGACGATCATCCCCACCATCTGACGTACCATCTTCCACAGGAAGTGTGATCCACGGATACGGATCACCAGCATCTGACCCATTTCATGCAGCGAGCATTCCTGAAGTTCCACTGTCGTCGACTTTTCGTCGGGATCGTCGGCC from Candidatus Kapaibacterium thiocyanatum includes:
- a CDS encoding copper transporter codes for the protein MEHHKKFPITSWAVDNKVTIYVLTVIISILGVLTYIQLPKEQFPDIVVPTVLVTTINAGTSPTDVENLITRQIEKQIKSVADVKKVTSNSIQDASIIVVEFNTGITPTIAKQRVTDAVDRAKTDLPNDLTQGPDVAEVDFSEFPIMFVNIAGNVGLDNLKNYADELQDKVESMREIRRADIIGALEKEVRVDLDPYKMQTLSLSFDDVSRAIGAENVNISGGELLNSGVRRNLQVSGEFTDVEQIKNIVVRGGRGNAVYLRDIANVVETNKEQQSYARLNGKSVVTLSILKKAGENLIDASDKIQKLVKEYAATKLPPNISIVVTNDMSTATRTNLADLINTIIIGFLLVTIVLMFFMGVQNALFIGLATPLSSFLAFLVMPGLDFTFNIVVTFAFLLALGIIVDDAIVVIENTHRLHTKEGIDIKTATKYAAAEVFAPVVAGTLTTLAPFFPLLFWPGIVGEFMKYLPAVLIITLTASLIVAYIMNPVFAVDFMDKPTPRLTSRKVIIRLLITLLIAGLAATSGALAVATIAILTFGFWLLNYYVLTPKLITPFQQKLLPMIMDRYRDVLRWALKGRRPYAIISGMMGLLVLTIMAAGVVGMEVVFFPDGDPNNAYVYVKMPIGTDAAQTDSVVKIVEKRVAKVIENDMDLVKSMISNVGIGAGDPQNPDRTVAPHKGKVTVAFVEFQDRHGKSTAQYLTKFRDALKDLAGVEIAVEKDANGPPTGKAINIEISGDDFAELVALTGKVKTLLVDSLHVGGIEKLKSDLERSKPEISVIIDREKANHEGISTAQIGMALRSALYGAEATKFREGEDEYPVQIRVAESMRHDVEAMMNLPLTFREMSSGLLRQIPISSVATVKYSSTFAGINRKNQKRVVTLSSNVLQGFNANEVNQHITEAIKGMDIPEGYDIKQTGEQEDQAESAQFLSIAFLVAVMLIFLVMVMQFNSVAKPLLILSTVSMSLIGVLIGFMLFDITFSIVITGVGIIALGGIVVRNGIVLVDFTDLLKSQGWRTRRAIIEGGAIRFNPVILTASATIFGLIPLAIGFNIDFWALLSFQDPHFHIGSDSAAMWGPLAWAVVFGLSFATFLTLVVVPCLYFALYTFNLRSARRRLRRRIREGLHNPAGH
- a CDS encoding peptide-methionine (R)-S-oxide reductase, encoding MNKIVKTDEEWMKELSPEEFRIARKKGTERAFTGKYWDNHEKGIYTCRCCGTELFRSTTKFESGTGWPSFFDPIAKENVILRPDNSLIPERTEVLCARCEAHLGHVFDDGPKPTGLRYCLNSASLDFRKE